CAAGTCACGACCATGAGTTTAAGGCATTTGAAATATTTAAACAATGCACGAATGATAAATGGAAATTTGAATTTCTAGGAGCCGTTAACAATTACAGACAAGTCGCGTTTATATTAAAATAAAAGTTCGTTTCTTATAACACGGCCCTTTGCTTAATAAATTACATTCTTTCCGCATAAACAATGTAATAGCGTAGCGTAAACCAGCGTAATATGGGCCTTATTCCAATTTTTTTAGTTGGGTTTGTCCATTTTTGACGGTCTATAATTTTCCAACCTGCTTTTTCTAATAACCAATCAAATTGCCAATCTTCAAATTCGTGATAGTGTCTATCAAACATGTCGGTTTTACTTCTATATGCAGAAGAAAACCATAATCTTAAAGGAATGCTCGCGACTAATTTATCGCTTTTTATAGCCTGAAGCACTGTAAAAGGTGATAATAAATGTTCGAAAATTTCAAATGCCGTAACGACTGTAGCGTCTGAGTTTATAATAGTTGAAGTATCAAAATCTAGGTCTTCACCTGTTGTGTTTTGGACGTCATAACCATGTTTTATCATGATTTCTGAAAATGGATTTACTACGCCCAAATCTAACACAGCTTCAGTTTTGGCAACGTGCTTTTCTAAAAATTGAATGGTATGTTTAAAGCGTTTATTTGGAAAAGTTTTTTCGTACATGATTTTTTTGCAACAGGTTTGTTAATATTTATAAACAAATGTATTAATGTGCATGCCTGCACCAACACTAGCAAATATAACAATATCGCCTTTTGTTAGGCTATGGTTTTCCAATTTGTTGTTTTTAACCAAATCGAAAAGAGTAGGTACGGTTGCAACAGAACTGTTGCCTAGTTTTTGAATACTCATGGGCATAATGCCTTCAGGAATTTCGGTTTTGTAAAGTCGGTATAAACGTTTTAAAATGGCTTCATCCATTTTTTCGTTTGCTTGATGCAAAAATATTTTTTTCACATCTTTAATGTCCACACCGCTATTATCAATACATGTTTTCATGGCTTGTGGTACGTGAACAAGAGCAAACTCGTAAATTTTACGACCTTCCATTTTTATATAACGAGTGTCTTTACATAGTTCTTG
The genomic region above belongs to Mariniflexile litorale and contains:
- a CDS encoding methyltransferase — encoded protein: MYEKTFPNKRFKHTIQFLEKHVAKTEAVLDLGVVNPFSEIMIKHGYDVQNTTGEDLDFDTSTIINSDATVVTAFEIFEHLLSPFTVLQAIKSDKLVASIPLRLWFSSAYRSKTDMFDRHYHEFEDWQFDWLLEKAGWKIIDRQKWTNPTKKIGIRPILRWFTLRYYIVYAERM